A stretch of candidate division KSB1 bacterium DNA encodes these proteins:
- a CDS encoding S9 family peptidase, producing the protein MRSQVSILVLCFLVLSFGFIYGQVNRVEKGNLVIEDIPDIPERIKSRMGQYQNVRSAFLQDWHPSGQGMLISTRFGETNQFHWVKIPGGAREQITFFEEPVSSANANPKKPGFLFSKDVGGSEFYQLFYFNLQNGNYKMLTDGKSRNGFGLWSNNGDRFSFYTTKRNGRDWDIYVADADQADRAQPILEKTGTWVAVDWSPDDSKLLVFNYISINESYPYVLDLKTKELIQINPSKKKISYDSVEFSKDGKGVYLTSDENSEFQRLQYYDLKTKKMSVLTADIPWDVNEFSLSDDAKFLVFVSNEDGISKLHMWNLQTDNPAKLPEIPVGQIYGLNFSPDSKRLGMVLNTPQTPGDIYALNIEQNELVRWTYSEVGGLMTDNFVTPELIHYETFDKVDGKARMIPAFYFKPKNVTGPVPVLISIHGGPEGQYRPFFSSATQYYVNELGIAVLAPNVRGSAGYGKSYLKLDNGYKREDSVKDIGALLDWVAGQPEFDKDRVAVIGGSYGGYMVLASMTHYNDRLSCGIDIVGISNFVTFLKNTKEYRRDLRRVEYGDERDPKMSEFLNKISPNNNATKITKPMFIAQGLNDPRVPASESEQMVEVIRKNGGGVWYLLAKDEGHGFRKKTNRDFYYNTVAMFLETYLVGTVEQTSMR; encoded by the coding sequence ATGAGAAGTCAAGTCTCGATTTTAGTCTTATGTTTTTTGGTTTTATCATTTGGCTTTATTTATGGTCAGGTCAACCGGGTCGAGAAAGGCAACCTCGTCATAGAAGATATCCCGGACATCCCTGAGCGAATTAAAAGCCGCATGGGACAGTATCAAAACGTGCGATCCGCTTTCTTGCAGGACTGGCATCCTTCAGGCCAGGGGATGCTGATCTCAACCAGGTTTGGTGAAACTAATCAGTTTCATTGGGTGAAGATTCCGGGGGGTGCGCGTGAGCAAATCACTTTTTTTGAGGAGCCGGTCAGCAGTGCCAATGCCAACCCGAAAAAGCCGGGCTTTCTCTTTAGCAAAGATGTGGGTGGCTCGGAATTCTATCAGCTCTTTTATTTTAACTTGCAAAATGGCAACTACAAAATGCTAACTGACGGCAAATCCAGAAACGGCTTTGGATTGTGGTCCAACAACGGCGACCGTTTTTCTTTCTACACCACCAAACGCAATGGCCGGGATTGGGATATTTATGTTGCGGATGCCGACCAAGCGGATAGAGCCCAGCCTATATTAGAAAAAACCGGCACCTGGGTCGCCGTCGATTGGTCGCCGGATGACTCCAAACTGCTGGTTTTTAATTACATTTCCATTAATGAGTCCTATCCATACGTTTTGGATCTGAAAACGAAAGAACTTATTCAAATTAATCCTTCAAAAAAGAAAATTTCTTATGACAGCGTTGAATTTTCGAAAGACGGCAAAGGAGTTTACCTGACTTCAGATGAAAACAGCGAATTTCAACGGCTTCAGTATTACGATCTGAAAACAAAGAAAATGTCTGTTCTAACGGCGGACATACCCTGGGATGTCAATGAATTTAGTTTGTCTGATGACGCCAAATTTTTGGTTTTTGTATCAAACGAAGATGGCATCAGCAAACTGCACATGTGGAATCTGCAAACTGATAATCCTGCTAAATTGCCTGAAATTCCAGTTGGGCAAATTTACGGACTCAATTTTAGCCCGGACAGCAAGCGGTTGGGCATGGTTTTAAACACTCCGCAAACGCCCGGTGATATTTACGCTTTAAATATTGAACAGAACGAGTTGGTGCGCTGGACTTACAGCGAAGTGGGCGGTTTGATGACGGACAATTTCGTGACGCCAGAGCTTATTCATTATGAAACCTTTGACAAAGTGGACGGCAAGGCGCGGATGATTCCAGCTTTTTATTTTAAACCCAAAAATGTGACGGGTCCGGTTCCTGTGCTTATTTCAATTCACGGCGGCCCGGAAGGTCAGTACCGGCCATTCTTCAGCTCGGCAACGCAATATTATGTGAATGAGCTCGGCATCGCGGTGCTGGCGCCGAATGTCAGGGGGTCGGCGGGATACGGCAAAAGTTACCTGAAACTGGACAACGGTTACAAACGCGAAGATTCGGTTAAAGATATTGGCGCTTTACTCGATTGGGTGGCTGGGCAGCCGGAGTTTGATAAAGATCGCGTTGCGGTTATCGGTGGCTCATATGGCGGCTACATGGTTCTGGCTTCAATGACCCATTATAATGACCGGCTGAGCTGCGGTATTGACATAGTTGGAATCAGCAATTTTGTAACCTTTTTGAAGAACACCAAAGAATACCGTCGTGATTTGCGTCGAGTCGAATACGGCGACGAACGCGATCCAAAGATGAGTGAATTTCTCAACAAGATTTCGCCAAATAATAATGCGACGAAAATAACCAAACCCATGTTTATTGCCCAGGGGTTGAACGACCCGCGGGTGCCCGCCAGCGAAAGTGAGCAGATGGTGGAAGTTATCCGCAAAAATGGCGGCGGGGTCTGGTACTTGCTCGCGAAAGATGAGGGCCACGGTTTCCGCAAGAAGACCAATCGCGATTTTTACTATAATACCGTAGCCATGTTCCTGGAAACCTATCTTGTCGGAACCGTCGAGCAGACGAGTATGCGGTAA